A genomic window from Salvia hispanica cultivar TCC Black 2014 chromosome 5, UniMelb_Shisp_WGS_1.0, whole genome shotgun sequence includes:
- the LOC125186334 gene encoding uncharacterized protein LOC125186334 produces the protein MVNIPVRFKRVAAAFDEMSRDRSFESSGSEHSADLSDLVNSFFEREIREQRIIVGGDGDGDGGGDDEIGIDEDDDESGSNSHDSRIHDSLRKIFDLGDGRSISTAVEKALEVVGDNDSSPEFKRRLMARLRSSGFDAGICKSKWEKSGSSPSGNYEYIDVNAGGIRYIVEVSLAEKFIIARPTTAYAAMLDEFPAIFVGKPEEMKQLVRQMSKAIRKSLKSVGLNVPPWRRLSYMQAKWFGSYKRTTNEISRAEAFKDLGGKRLVGFATAAAPDLSFCRKDFAAKHGVRVGNLAAVLNNHEMLL, from the exons ATGGTGAATATTCCGGTGAGGTTCAAAAGGGTTGCGGCGGCCTTCGACGAGATGTCGAGAGATAGGTCGTTCGAGAGCAGCGGCAGCGAGCATTCGGCCGATTTGTCCGATCTCGTCAACTCCTTCTTTGAGAGGGAGATTAGGGAGCAGAGAATAATAGTAGGTGGAGATGGCGATGGCGATGGAGGCGGAGATGATGAGATTGGGATCGATGAAGATGACGATGAATCCGGGAGTAACTCGCACGACTCCAGAATTCATGATTctttgagaaaaatatttgatctcGGCGACGGACGAAGCATTTCAACTGCGGTGGAGAAGGCGTTGGAGGTTGTTGGCGATAATGATTCATCGCCGGAATTCAAGCGGCGGCTAATGGCCCGGCTGCGGAGTAGTGGCTTTGATGCCG GCATTTGCAAATCCAAGTGGGAGAAGAGCGGAAGCAGCCCATCGGGGAATTACGAGTACATAGACGTGAACGCTGGTGGCATCCGCTACATTGTCGAAGTTTCATTGGCCGAGAAGTTCATAATCGCGCGTCCAACAACCGCCTATGCTGCAATGCTGGACGAATTTCCGGCGATCTTTGTGGGAAAGCCTGAGGAGATGAAGCAATTGGTGAGACAAATGTCGAAGGCGATTAGGAAGTCATTAAAGAGCGTGGGGCTGAACGTGCCGCCGTGGAGGCGCCTGAGCTACATGCAGGCAAAGTGGTTTGGCTCGTATAAACGAACCACTAATGAAATTTCAAGGGCGGAGgcgttcaaggatttgggtggGAAAAGGTTGGTTGGTTTTGCGACGGCAGCGGCGCCGGATTTGTCTTTCTGCAGAAAGGATTTTGCAGCCAAACACGGCGTTAGAGTTGGGAATTTGGCTGCGGTTTTAAACAATCATGAAATGCTGCTATAA
- the LOC125187358 gene encoding LOW QUALITY PROTEIN: probable carboxylesterase SOBER1-like (The sequence of the model RefSeq protein was modified relative to this genomic sequence to represent the inferred CDS: inserted 1 base in 1 codon), producing MARSFVLWLHGLGDSGPANEPIKTFFTSAVFANTKWSFPSAPNNPVTCNYGSVMPSWFDIHEIPVTADSPQDEGDVLKAVQKVHDMIDKEXAAGTNPNNVFVCGFSQGGALTLASILLYPKTLGGGAVFSGWVPFNSSILQRVTEDAKKTPILWSHGIADRTVLFEAGQAGPPFLERAGISCEFKAYPALGSTVRPEVGHT from the exons ATGGCCCGTAGCTTCGTACTGTGGCTGCACGGCCTGGGCGATTCGGGCCCCGCCAACGAACCTATCAAGACCTTCTTCACTTCTGCCGTCTTCGCCAACACCAAGTGGTCCTTCCCTTCTGCCCCTAACAATCCTGTCACCTGCAACT ATGGTTCCGTGATGCCTTCATGGTTTGACATTCACGAAATACCAGTGACAGCT GATTCTCCTCAAGATGAAGGCGATGTGCTGAAGGCAGTTCAAAAAGTCCATGACATGATAGACAAAG ATGCAGCAGGAACCAATCCTAATAATGTCTTTGTATGTGGGTTCAGTCAAGGAG GTGCTTTAACGTTGGCAAGCATTCTGCTCTACCCGAAAACTCTTGGTGGAGGTGCCGTGTTTAGTGGTTGGGTCCCATTTAACTCTTCAATTTTACAAAGGGTTACAGAAGATGCAAAGAAG ACGCCTATCCTGTGGTCCCATGGCATTGCTGATAGAACTGTACTATTCGAAGCTGGACAAGCTGGTCCTCCCTTTCTCGAAAGAGCTGGCATAAGCTGTGAATTTAAG GCCTACCCTGCTCTCGGCTCCACAGTTCGTCCTGAAGTCGGACATACTTGA
- the LOC125187344 gene encoding uncharacterized protein LOC125187344, which translates to MKKLYKKSTVHPTPSVVSEHLLSFLPAAILALTAALSPAEREVLAYLISRRKSTPAPGDDHAACFNCNCFRCYMSYWAKWDSSPNRQLIHEAIDAFEEKESRKDKTKKERRKGKSVKLPILNEPTHSEPTLTDVDFCFVDSHTAVESGGGGGEQEEEEEEIVITEEEFDKGSVRR; encoded by the exons ATGAAGAAGCTTTACAAGAAGAGCACGGTGCATCCGACGCCGTCTGTTGTTTCAGAGCACCTCCTCTCGTTTTTGCCGGCGGCGATATTGGCTCTGACCGCCGCTCTATCTCCGGCCGAGAGGGAAGTCCTCGCCTACCTCATTTCCCGACGCAAGTCCACGCCGGCGCCGGGCGATGACCACGCGGCGTGCTTCAACTGCAACTGCTTCCGCTGCTACATGAGCTATTGGGCCAAGTGGGATTCGTCGCCCAACCGCCAGCTCATACACGAGGCCATCGACGCCTTCGAAGAGAAGGAGAGCCGGAAAGACAAGACCAAAAAGGAGAGGAGGAAGGGCAAAAGCGTCAAACTCCCTATCTTGAATGAGCCCACGCATTCCGAACCGACTTTGACCGATGTTGATTTCTGTTTCGTTGACTCACACACGGCGGTGGAgagcggcggcggtggaggcgagcaggaggaagaggaggaggagattGTCATCACGGAGGAGGAATTCGACAAGGGTTCAGTGAGGAG ataa
- the LOC125190703 gene encoding uncharacterized membrane protein At1g16860 has product MSVRSGSHQLSNGLMVSGRPEQQLKERQPTMGSRAVPYTGGDVKKSGELGRMYGVDLSSGEHHHHPPPVVPSRQPSSSQHNSGSARSGPNSGQMGKNSGPMSKKSSSSSFSGPMTPIQPTGLITSGPLSSNRRSGQLDAPAAPSSFKKAAYGSAVTSLGDEVKLGFKVSKVAMWMFLVVVVMGLVVGVFLMASVKKPVILVAVAALLVPIVVIFVWNYAYRNRGVLGFLNNYPDAELRGAVDGQFVKVTGVVTCGSIPLETSFQKVQRCVYASSELYEYRGCGAKPANAKQRWFSWACTYSERHVADFYISDFQSGLRALVKAGYGAKVAPFVKSKVVVDVTKDSSKLSPNFLRWLSERGKSSDDRLTRLKEGYIKEGSTVSVMGVVRRLDNVLMIVPPSEPVSTGCRWPCCLLPTYIEGLTLTCDDSQNADVIPV; this is encoded by the exons ATGAGCGTCCGAAGCGGGTCGCACCAGCTGAGTAACGGGCTGATGGTCTCGGGCCGGCCCGAGCAGCAGCTCAAGGAGCGCCAGCCCACAATGGGCTCACGCGCCGTTCCCTACACCGGCGGCGACGTTAAGAAATCCGGCGAGCTCGGAAGAATGTACGGCGTCGACCTATCCAGCGGGGAACACCACCACCACCCGCCGCCGGTTGTCCCCTCGCGCCAGCCCTCCTCCTCCCAGCACAACAGCGGATCTGCTAGATCCGGCCCCAATTCCGGCCAAATGGGGAAGAATTCGGGGCCTATGAGCAAGAAGTCCTCGTCCTCTTCCTTCTCCGGGCCGATGACGCCGATTCAGCCCACCGGCCTCATCACCTCGGGCCCGCTCAGCTCGAACCGGAGGTCGGGGCAGCTGGACGCACCGGCGGCGCCGAGCTCGTTCAAAAAGGCGGCTTACGGCTCCGCAGTCACGAGCCTAGGCGACGAGgtgaaattagggtttaagGTTTCGAAGGTGGCAATGTGGATGTTTttagtggtggtggtgatgggGCTGGTGGTCGGGGTGTTTCTCATGGCGTCCGTCAAGAAGCCGGTCATTCtggtggcggtggcggcgcTATTGGTGCCGATTGTCGTCATTTTTGTGTGGAATTACGCCTACAGGAATCGCGGCGTGTTGGGATTCTTAAACAATTATCCAGATGCTGAGCTCAGGGGCGCCGTTGATGGGCAGTTCGTCAAGGTCACCGGG GTTGTCACTTGTGGCAGCATACCCCTTGAAACTTCTTTCCAGAAGGTACAAAGATGTGTGTATGCATCCTCAGAATTATATGAATATAGAGGCTGTGGTGCAAAACCAGCTAATGCCAAACAAAGATGGTTTTCTTGGGCATGCACATACTCGGAG AGGCATGTTGCGGATTTTTATATATCAGATTTTCAGTCTGGTTTGAGAGCTCTTGTAAAAGCAGGCTATGGTGCTAAGGTTGCCCCTTTTGTGAAATCGAAAGTAGTAGTTGATGTCACCAAGGACTCCAGCAAATTGTCTCCAAACTTTCTACGCTGGCTTTCTGAACGAGGCAAGTCGAGTGATGACCGTCTAACGCGGCTTAAAGAAGG ATATATAAAAGAAGGAAGTACCGTGAGTGTTATGGGTGTGGTTCGACGACTGGACAACGTGCTCATGATCGTCCCACCTTCTGAGCCGGTCTCAACCGGTTGTCGCTGGCCATGCTGCCTTCTGCCGACATACATTGAAGGCCTTACTTTGACTTGTGATGATAGTCAAAATGCAGACGTGATCCCTGTGTAA